In Fusobacterium canifelinum, a genomic segment contains:
- a CDS encoding sulfite exporter TauE/SafE family protein: protein MEFDIVKFLILAVFCFIAAVVDAISGGGGLISLPAYFAVGFPPHMALGTNKLSAFLSTFASAFKFWKAKKINIEIVSKLFAFSLAGAAIGVKTAVSIDPKYFTPISFGILILVFLYALKNKSMGEKNYYKGTTSKTIVLGKIMAFCLGFYDGFLGPGTAAFLMFCLIKIFKLDFSSASGNTKILNLSSNFASLVVFAFLGKLNWVYGVSIAVVMTFGAIIGSILAILKGNKFIKPVFLVVTSILILKMSYEIFF from the coding sequence ATGGAGTTTGATATTGTAAAATTTTTGATTCTTGCAGTTTTTTGTTTTATCGCAGCTGTTGTTGATGCTATTTCTGGTGGTGGAGGTTTAATTTCCTTACCAGCATATTTTGCTGTAGGTTTCCCACCTCATATGGCATTAGGAACTAATAAATTATCAGCTTTTCTTTCAACTTTTGCTAGTGCTTTTAAATTTTGGAAAGCTAAAAAAATAAATATTGAAATCGTTTCAAAATTATTTGCTTTTTCTCTTGCTGGTGCTGCTATTGGTGTTAAAACTGCCGTATCTATTGACCCTAAATATTTTACTCCTATCTCATTTGGAATACTTATATTAGTTTTTCTTTATGCTTTAAAAAATAAAAGTATGGGAGAAAAGAATTACTATAAAGGAACTACCTCAAAAACTATTGTACTTGGAAAAATAATGGCATTTTGTTTAGGTTTCTATGATGGTTTTTTAGGTCCTGGAACTGCTGCATTTTTAATGTTTTGTTTAATTAAAATATTTAAATTAGACTTTTCTTCTGCAAGTGGGAATACAAAGATTTTAAATCTTTCAAGTAACTTTGCTAGCTTAGTTGTATTTGCATTTTTAGGAAAATTAAATTGGGTTTATGGGGTATCTATTGCAGTTGTTATGACTTTTGGAGCTATTATTGGCTCAATACTTGCTATATTAAAGGGAAATAAGTTTATAAAACCTGTTTTCTTAGTTGTAACAAGTATTTTAATTTTAAAAATGTCATATGAGATATTCTTTTAG
- the fplA gene encoding autotransporter phospholipase A1 FplA, with amino-acid sequence MKKIFFLIYIFLNLSLAYSENIELKSREDVEIENLESQIKVLEEKVQTIKKLKSAKDNKNLKVALVLSGGGVKGYAHLGVLRVLERENIKIDYITGTSIGAFIGTLYSIGYSVDEIEKFLDDVNVSNFLETITDNTNLSLEKKESLKKYSVYLSFDNELNFSFPKGLRGTGEAYLLLKELLGKYEHMDSFDNFPIPLRIVATNLNTGETKAFSKGDVAKALIASMSIPSIFEPMKIDGEIYVDGLVSRNLPVEEAYEMGADIVIASDIGAPVVEKDDYNILSVMNQASTIQASNITKISREKASILISPDVKDISALDSSKKQELMELGKVAAEKEIDKIKLLAKAGNEKKKEKFVTDKDVKITINKIEYDENFSKNTVIVLNDIFKSLLDRPISKNDIDKKIIDIYSSKYMDKVYYTIDGNTLIINGEKPHSNKIGLGFNYLTGYGTTFNIGSDLVFNGKFKNNITLNLKFGDYLGADLGTLTYYGVKNRFGVFTNIGYNESPFFLYNNRKKIAKFMNREAYLNIGVFNQPSNSSMISYGVLSKLSSLKQDTGDSLSQNLEYSENQTKTYIRFKYDNLDSISNPMKGIKADFIYNFASSFGKSKSNLYGPAYSIKGYVPINPKLSLVYGLNSASLRGDRIRADQRIRLGGMYTNINNNEFEFYGFNYQEKQVKDLISLTLGFKHKIVYSLYFNTKFNIATFTENNSFGNNNSRLWKDYSKGLGISISYDSPIGPIEFSVSSDLKHRRPIGSISIGYKLD; translated from the coding sequence GTGAAAAAAATATTTTTTTTAATATATATTTTTTTAAATCTTAGTCTTGCTTATTCAGAAAATATTGAATTAAAATCAAGAGAAGATGTTGAGATTGAAAATTTAGAAAGCCAAATAAAAGTTTTAGAAGAAAAAGTTCAAACAATAAAAAAATTAAAATCAGCTAAAGATAATAAAAATTTAAAAGTTGCTCTAGTTTTAAGTGGTGGTGGAGTAAAAGGTTATGCTCATTTAGGTGTTCTAAGAGTTTTAGAAAGAGAAAATATTAAAATTGACTATATAACAGGTACAAGTATAGGAGCATTCATTGGAACTCTATATTCTATTGGTTACTCTGTTGATGAAATTGAAAAATTCTTAGATGATGTTAATGTTAGTAATTTTTTAGAAACTATTACCGATAACACTAATCTATCTTTAGAAAAAAAAGAAAGTTTAAAAAAATATAGTGTTTATCTTAGCTTTGATAATGAATTAAATTTTTCTTTCCCTAAAGGTTTAAGAGGAACTGGAGAAGCATATCTACTTTTAAAAGAGTTATTAGGAAAATATGAACATATGGATAGTTTTGATAATTTTCCTATACCTTTAAGAATAGTTGCAACTAACTTAAACACAGGAGAAACTAAAGCTTTTTCTAAGGGTGATGTAGCAAAAGCTTTAATAGCTTCTATGTCTATACCTTCTATTTTTGAGCCTATGAAAATAGATGGTGAGATATATGTTGATGGTCTTGTTAGTAGAAATCTTCCAGTTGAAGAAGCCTATGAAATGGGAGCAGATATCGTTATTGCTTCTGATATAGGAGCTCCTGTTGTAGAAAAAGATGATTATAATATCTTGAGTGTTATGAACCAAGCAAGTACTATACAAGCTTCTAATATAACTAAAATTTCAAGAGAAAAAGCTTCTATTTTAATAAGTCCTGATGTAAAAGATATATCAGCTCTAGATTCATCAAAAAAGCAAGAACTAATGGAGCTTGGTAAAGTAGCTGCAGAAAAAGAAATAGATAAAATCAAGTTACTAGCCAAAGCTGGTAATGAAAAGAAAAAAGAGAAATTTGTTACTGATAAAGATGTAAAAATTACTATAAATAAGATAGAATATGATGAAAATTTTAGTAAAAATACTGTTATAGTTTTAAATGATATTTTTAAAAGTCTGTTAGATAGACCAATTTCCAAAAATGATATAGACAAAAAAATAATTGATATCTATAGCTCTAAGTATATGGATAAGGTCTACTACACTATTGATGGTAATACTTTAATTATAAACGGTGAAAAACCTCATTCAAATAAGATTGGTTTAGGATTTAACTACTTAACAGGTTATGGTACAACTTTTAATATAGGTTCTGATTTAGTTTTCAATGGAAAATTTAAGAATAATATTACTTTAAATTTGAAATTTGGAGATTATCTAGGGGCTGATTTAGGAACTCTAACATATTATGGTGTTAAAAATAGGTTTGGAGTTTTTACAAATATCGGCTACAATGAGAGCCCATTTTTCTTATATAACAACAGAAAAAAAATTGCTAAATTTATGAATAGAGAAGCATATTTAAATATAGGTGTTTTTAACCAACCTAGTAATAGTTCTATGATTTCTTATGGTGTGCTTTCAAAGCTTTCAAGCTTAAAGCAAGATACTGGTGACAGTTTATCACAAAATCTAGAGTACTCCGAAAACCAAACTAAGACATATATTAGATTCAAATATGATAATTTAGATTCTATATCTAATCCAATGAAAGGAATTAAAGCTGACTTTATCTATAATTTTGCAAGTTCATTTGGAAAATCAAAATCAAATTTATATGGACCTGCATATAGTATCAAAGGTTATGTTCCTATTAATCCAAAATTATCACTTGTATATGGATTAAATTCAGCTAGTTTAAGGGGAGATAGGATAAGGGCTGATCAAAGAATTAGATTAGGTGGAATGTATACTAATATAAATAATAATGAGTTTGAATTTTATGGATTTAATTATCAAGAAAAACAAGTAAAAGACTTAATAAGTTTAACATTAGGATTTAAACATAAGATAGTTTATTCTTTATATTTCAATACTAAATTTAATATCGCAACATTTACAGAAAATAATTCTTTTGGAAATAATAATTCTAGATTATGGAAAGATTACTCTAAAGGATTGGGAATATCTATAAGTTATGATTCACCAATAGGACCTATTGAATTTTCAGTTTCTTCAGACTTAAAACATAGAAGACCAATAGGAAGTATTTCAATTGGATATAAATTAGATTAG
- the rfaD gene encoding ADP-glyceromanno-heptose 6-epimerase, translating to MIIVTGGAGMIGSAFVWKLNEMGIKDILIVDKLRKENKWLNIRKREYYDWMDKDNLKEWLACKENADKIEAVIHMGACSATTETDADFLMDNNFGYTKFLWNFCAEKNIKYIYASSAATYGMGELGYNDDVSPEELQKLMPLNKYGYSKKFFDDWAFKQKNQPKQWNGLKFFNVYGPQEYHKGRMASMVFHTYHQYKENGYVKLFKSYKEGFKDGEQLRDFVYVKDVVDIMYFMLTNDVKSGIYNIGTGKARSFMDLSMATMRAASHNDNLDRNEVVKLIAMPEDLQGKYQYFTEAKINKLREIGYTKEMHSLEEGVKDYVQNYLAKEDSYL from the coding sequence ATGATAATTGTTACAGGTGGAGCTGGAATGATTGGAAGTGCTTTTGTATGGAAGTTAAATGAAATGGGAATAAAAGATATCTTAATAGTTGATAAATTAAGAAAAGAAAATAAATGGTTAAATATTAGAAAAAGAGAATATTATGATTGGATGGATAAAGATAATTTAAAAGAATGGCTAGCTTGTAAAGAAAATGCAGATAAAATAGAAGCAGTTATTCATATGGGCGCTTGTTCAGCAACAACAGAAACAGATGCAGACTTTTTAATGGACAATAATTTTGGCTATACTAAATTTTTATGGAACTTTTGTGCTGAGAAAAATATAAAATATATCTATGCCTCTTCAGCTGCAACTTATGGTATGGGAGAACTTGGATATAATGATGATGTAAGTCCAGAAGAATTACAAAAATTAATGCCACTAAACAAATATGGCTATTCAAAGAAATTTTTTGATGATTGGGCATTTAAACAAAAAAATCAACCTAAACAATGGAATGGTTTAAAATTCTTTAATGTATACGGACCTCAAGAATATCATAAAGGAAGAATGGCTTCAATGGTTTTTCATACATACCATCAATATAAGGAAAATGGTTATGTAAAACTTTTTAAATCATATAAAGAAGGTTTTAAAGATGGAGAACAATTAAGAGATTTTGTTTATGTGAAAGATGTAGTAGATATAATGTATTTTATGTTAACTAATGATGTAAAATCTGGAATTTATAATATAGGTACAGGAAAAGCAAGAAGTTTTATGGATTTATCTATGGCAACAATGAGAGCAGCTTCTCATAATGATAATTTAGATAGAAATGAAGTTGTAAAATTAATTGCAATGCCAGAAGATTTACAGGGGAAATATCAATATTTTACAGAAGCAAAAATTAATAAATTAAGAGAAATAGGATATACTAAAGAAATGCATAGCTTAGAAGAAGGAGTAAAGGACTATGTCCAAAACTATCTAGCTAAGGAAGATTCTTATCTATAA
- a CDS encoding undecaprenyl-diphosphate phosphatase translates to MNAIILVVILAIVEGITEFLPVSSTGHMILVNKLIGGEYLSPTFINSFLIIIQLGAILSVVVYFWKDISPFVRTKKEFVLRFRLWLKIIVGVLPAVVIGLLLDDIIDKYFLNNTLIIAITLIVYGVIFIAIEVVYKFKNIQPKVKRFSGLKYRTAFLIGFFQCLAMIPGTSRSGATIIGALLLGLSRPLAAEFSFYLAIPTMFGATTLKLLKNGLAFTQMEWSYLALSSAIAFVVAYIVIKWFMDFIKKRSFASFGLYRIILGIVVIVLLY, encoded by the coding sequence ATGAATGCAATTATATTGGTTGTTATTCTTGCAATAGTTGAAGGTATCACTGAGTTTCTTCCTGTCAGTAGCACAGGACATATGATACTTGTTAATAAATTGATTGGAGGAGAATATTTATCTCCAACTTTTATTAATAGTTTTTTAATAATAATACAACTTGGAGCAATACTTTCTGTTGTGGTTTATTTTTGGAAGGATATAAGTCCTTTTGTAAGAACAAAAAAAGAATTTGTTTTGAGATTTAGATTGTGGTTGAAAATTATAGTTGGTGTTTTACCAGCAGTGGTTATAGGTTTGTTGTTAGATGATATAATAGACAAGTATTTTTTGAATAATACTCTTATAATTGCAATAACTTTAATAGTTTATGGAGTTATTTTTATAGCAATAGAAGTTGTATACAAATTTAAAAATATTCAACCTAAGGTAAAAAGATTTAGTGGTTTAAAATATAGAACAGCATTTTTGATAGGATTTTTCCAATGTTTAGCAATGATACCTGGAACTTCAAGATCAGGTGCAACTATAATAGGAGCTTTACTTTTAGGCTTATCAAGACCACTAGCAGCTGAATTTTCATTTTATCTAGCTATACCTACTATGTTTGGAGCAACAACTTTAAAACTTTTAAAAAATGGTTTAGCTTTTACACAAATGGAATGGTCTTATTTAGCATTAAGCTCTGCAATAGCTTTTGTAGTAGCATATATAGTTATAAAATGGTTTATGGATTTTATTAAAAAAAGAAGTTTTGCTTCATTTGGATTGTATAGAATAATATTAGGAATTGTAGTAATCGTTTTATTATATTAG
- the rfbC gene encoding dTDP-4-dehydrorhamnose 3,5-epimerase, which yields MKDLFIIEPQIYEDSRGYFFESYNYSTFKEIGIDNIFVQDNHSKSLKGVLRGLHFQKGEYSQAKIISVLKGSILDIALDLRKDSKTFGKYFAIELSENNKKMLFIPKGFAHGFLTLEEDTEIFYKCDNFYNPKSEIGIIWNDRDLNVDWNFEKYNINENELIISEKDKKNISFKEYKKINGIE from the coding sequence ATAAAGGATTTATTTATAATTGAGCCACAAATATATGAAGATTCTAGAGGTTATTTTTTTGAAAGCTATAACTATAGTACTTTTAAAGAAATTGGAATAGATAATATTTTTGTTCAAGATAATCATTCTAAATCTTTAAAAGGAGTTTTAAGAGGGCTACACTTTCAAAAGGGTGAATACTCTCAAGCTAAAATAATAAGTGTATTGAAAGGTTCAATACTAGATATAGCTTTAGATTTAAGAAAAGATAGTAAAACTTTTGGAAAATATTTTGCAATAGAATTAAGTGAAAATAATAAAAAAATGTTATTTATTCCAAAAGGTTTTGCTCATGGCTTTTTAACTTTGGAAGAGGATACAGAAATTTTCTATAAATGTGATAATTTTTATAATCCTAAAAGTGAGATAGGAATAATTTGGAATGACAGAGATTTAAATGTAGATTGGAATTTTGAAAAATACAATATCAATGAAAATGAACTAATTATTTCAGAAAAAGATAAAAAAAATATAAGTTTTAAAGAATACAAAAAAATAAATGGTATTGAATAG
- the rfbD gene encoding dTDP-4-dehydrorhamnose reductase: protein MKLIFGANGKLGTDFKELFDSMGEKYIATDKDEVDITNGDFLRAYIKTMHQNYKIDTIINCAAYNDVDKAEIEKELCYKVNAEAPANLAMIASEIGATYITYSTDFVFNGMTTNYLYNESTGYIEEDEPHPLSAYAKAKYEGELLVSQIIENPENTSRIYIVRTSWVFGKGSMNFVEKIIELSKEKDELKVVDDQVSSPTYSKDLAYFSWELIKKGCESGIYHLTNDGIASKYEEAQYILEKISWKGSLIRAKSEEFNLLAERPKFSKLSCKKIKEKLGISIPNWKDAIDRYFKENNK, encoded by the coding sequence ATGAAACTGATATTTGGAGCTAATGGTAAATTAGGTACAGATTTTAAGGAATTGTTTGATTCTATGGGGGAAAAGTATATTGCTACTGATAAAGATGAAGTAGATATAACTAATGGAGATTTTTTAAGAGCATATATTAAGACTATGCATCAAAATTATAAAATAGATACAATTATTAACTGTGCTGCATATAATGATGTTGATAAGGCAGAAATAGAAAAAGAGTTGTGCTATAAGGTAAATGCAGAAGCACCTGCTAATTTAGCAATGATAGCCTCAGAAATAGGAGCAACATATATAACATACTCAACAGATTTTGTTTTTAATGGAATGACAACTAATTATTTATATAATGAAAGTACAGGGTATATAGAAGAAGATGAACCCCATCCATTATCAGCTTATGCAAAAGCTAAGTATGAAGGAGAGTTATTAGTATCACAAATAATAGAAAATCCAGAAAATACTTCAAGAATATATATAGTGAGAACTTCTTGGGTGTTTGGTAAAGGTAGTATGAATTTTGTTGAAAAGATAATAGAACTTTCAAAAGAAAAAGATGAATTAAAAGTGGTAGATGACCAAGTTTCTTCCCCAACTTATTCAAAGGATTTAGCTTATTTTAGTTGGGAACTTATTAAAAAAGGTTGTGAAAGTGGTATTTACCATTTAACAAATGATGGAATAGCTTCAAAATATGAGGAAGCCCAATATATCTTAGAAAAAATTTCTTGGAAAGGAAGTTTAATAAGGGCTAAAAGTGAAGAATTTAACTTATTAGCGGAAAGACCTAAATTTAGTAAATTAAGTTGTAAAAAAATTAAAGAGAAGTTAGGTATATCTATTCCTAATTGGAAAGATGCAATAGATAGATATTTTAAGGAAAATAATAAATAG